One bacterium DNA segment encodes these proteins:
- a CDS encoding Ku protein has protein sequence MATAVWTGTVTFGLVSIPVKLFTATTSHDVSFNLLHNVCKGRINLQNYCPQCERVIERSELVKGYQYEKNQYVVIQDSDLEEIKPESSTNLDIIQFIDLKEVDPIFFEKTYYLGPDKSSNKPFGLLAKAMEETGRAALGKLVMRNKEYLALIRPGLKGLLVHFMLYPDEIRENENQISGDFEVRPKELQLAKQLIDNLSEPFDPQKFEDEHIKRVEEMIDARLKGRKLTLVAPTARPKVVDLMDALQKSIAQARVKRPPARAEGAKTARLRKAR, from the coding sequence ATGGCTACAGCCGTCTGGACGGGCACCGTCACGTTTGGTCTGGTCTCTATTCCGGTCAAGCTATTCACAGCAACCACTTCCCACGATGTTTCCTTTAACCTCCTGCACAATGTCTGTAAAGGGCGCATCAATCTCCAAAACTACTGCCCTCAATGCGAGCGAGTAATAGAACGGTCGGAGTTGGTCAAAGGATATCAATACGAAAAAAACCAATATGTGGTGATTCAAGATTCTGATCTGGAAGAGATCAAGCCTGAATCGAGCACGAATCTTGACATCATTCAGTTTATCGATCTGAAGGAAGTGGATCCGATCTTTTTCGAAAAGACTTACTATCTGGGTCCCGACAAATCCAGCAACAAACCATTTGGACTGCTGGCAAAAGCAATGGAAGAGACGGGACGCGCCGCGCTGGGAAAGCTCGTCATGAGAAACAAGGAATATCTCGCGTTGATCCGGCCTGGGTTGAAAGGATTACTGGTGCATTTCATGCTTTATCCGGATGAAATTCGTGAAAATGAAAATCAGATTTCAGGAGATTTCGAAGTGCGTCCTAAAGAGTTGCAGCTTGCCAAACAATTGATCGACAATCTGAGTGAGCCTTTCGACCCGCAAAAATTTGAAGATGAGCACATCAAAAGAGTCGAAGAAATGATCGACGCAAGATTGAAAGGGCGAAAACTGACTCTCGTCGCTCCCACTGCCAGACCCAAGGTCGTGGATTTGATGGATGCGCTGCAAAAGAGCATTGCTCAGGCCCGGGTGAAGCGTCCACCGGCTCGTGCCGAAGGAGCAAAGACTGCTCGCCTGAGAAAGGCCCGCTAG
- the hemW gene encoding radical SAM family heme chaperone HemW, which yields MEKKLTPGVYIHLPFCSVQCIYCDFPLTTRLSLSERYYCALLKELKQNPPDRAASTLYFGGGTPSLAPAVVLRELIASAQLRAPEEITLEVNPDHVTIEKLAEWHSLGINRLSLGIQSLEPAVLQGMLRQHSAEQALDALLAAREAGFQNLNVDLMLGFPEQTVSGFLSGLQRLTEFHPDHFSIYLLEVHERTGLHRLIQSGKVASMPEEEQLECFDTAVEMLASAEYEHYEVSNFARKGKTSFHNLKYWSDAPYHAYGAGACSYLGSVRTRNQPDVAKYIELIETGQSPVAETIQEDEETTARNALIFGMRKVNGIDMSAFENMYRRTPQSLFGPALDEYLSGGFLEITQNHLRLTRKGMLLSNEILSSVV from the coding sequence ATGGAAAAGAAGTTAACACCGGGAGTTTACATCCACCTACCTTTCTGTTCCGTGCAGTGCATTTATTGTGATTTTCCGCTCACGACGCGCCTGTCATTGTCGGAACGTTATTACTGCGCACTTTTAAAGGAATTAAAACAGAATCCTCCGGATAGAGCAGCCAGTACGTTGTATTTCGGCGGTGGAACCCCTTCTCTTGCACCTGCCGTAGTATTGCGAGAATTGATTGCATCGGCACAACTGCGCGCGCCTGAGGAAATCACACTCGAAGTGAATCCTGATCATGTGACCATCGAGAAACTTGCTGAATGGCACTCGCTTGGGATCAACCGTTTGAGTCTGGGGATACAATCACTCGAGCCGGCAGTCCTGCAAGGGATGTTGCGCCAACATTCTGCTGAACAGGCGCTGGATGCTCTCCTGGCTGCGCGTGAGGCGGGATTTCAAAACTTGAATGTGGATCTCATGCTTGGTTTCCCCGAACAAACGGTTTCTGGATTTCTATCCGGACTACAACGGTTGACCGAATTTCATCCTGATCATTTTTCCATCTATCTACTGGAAGTGCACGAACGCACGGGACTCCACCGGCTGATCCAATCCGGTAAAGTTGCATCGATGCCTGAAGAGGAACAGCTCGAATGTTTTGACACCGCAGTTGAAATGCTCGCCAGCGCTGAGTATGAGCACTATGAAGTTTCGAACTTTGCCCGGAAAGGAAAAACATCGTTCCATAATCTCAAATACTGGTCGGATGCGCCTTATCATGCCTATGGCGCCGGTGCATGTTCTTATCTCGGCTCGGTGCGAACTCGAAATCAGCCGGATGTGGCCAAATACATTGAATTGATAGAAACGGGTCAATCCCCTGTTGCGGAAACGATCCAGGAAGATGAAGAGACCACAGCGCGTAATGCTTTAATCTTTGGAATGAGAAAAGTAAATGGTATCGATATGAGTGCCTTCGAAAATATGTATCGAAGAACGCCGCAATCCTTGTTCGGGCCGGCTCTCGACGAGTATCTTTCGGGCGGCTTTCTTGAGATTACCCAGAATCACCTGCGATTGACGCGGAAAGGGATGCTGTTGTCGAATGAAATACTGAGCAGTGTTGTGTAG
- a CDS encoding BatD family protein codes for MFSCIAFAEPPLLSLEVESTTLQWQDEFVVKLSIYAPAEMDLPPVTVDGLDQFQLQGTGKNLLQIPRGKTKRWILTYTLIASETGNFKIGPAILSHQGQTYRSNIVFLNIEGPVPSKPVPPPAPPKVEKKSPAAPSKQVAPPKQETKPKQEKKPPVKEPELEPKPEKKEVVKPPVVMSAAQIGDRILVLMESRKNLAYQFQGIPVTVRLLSQLPVENLQFLEEADFPGFLRYDFPFTSKPKGEVVNYRNQKYASYELVKFLLFPLQEGKIEMPPVRCELKVRVPSGSFPEADLRLNLERSSNILNLQVKASPEGAAVGDFSLRNEIVSDEPDYKIIRMILEGKGQLSTFNFPEIAGPRFFTRRLGVSTNAKIEGENLISKKTQDVEITPEKSTTSVALPEVNIKEFDPDSGHLSALRLPSMNFQFRPPGAASKQKLDFPKLKGSSVWLLFLILGFLTLAAYFRNYRPPRSRGHLRLHHLFSGKNPKLQISKTAARNLYQQIAMQIAQQDGDSSSLMEALRRHLPQEEWLNVTRGLRKLERTAYSQTKPVPVTYEEMKKICEKIEALWLR; via the coding sequence TTGTTTTCATGCATTGCTTTTGCGGAACCACCGTTGCTGAGTTTGGAAGTCGAATCGACAACACTGCAATGGCAGGATGAATTTGTGGTCAAGCTGAGTATTTACGCTCCCGCCGAAATGGACTTACCGCCGGTTACCGTGGATGGTCTGGATCAGTTTCAGTTGCAGGGAACCGGAAAGAATCTGCTGCAGATTCCACGCGGAAAAACGAAACGATGGATTCTCACTTACACGCTGATTGCCTCAGAGACCGGTAACTTCAAAATCGGTCCGGCCATACTCAGCCACCAGGGCCAGACGTATCGTTCCAACATCGTATTCCTGAACATTGAAGGTCCCGTCCCAAGCAAACCGGTTCCGCCGCCTGCACCACCGAAGGTGGAAAAAAAATCTCCGGCGGCACCTTCCAAACAAGTCGCGCCTCCGAAACAAGAAACAAAACCGAAACAAGAAAAGAAACCTCCGGTGAAGGAGCCGGAACTTGAGCCAAAACCTGAAAAGAAAGAGGTTGTGAAACCGCCGGTTGTCATGTCGGCCGCTCAGATTGGAGACCGGATTCTTGTTTTGATGGAATCGCGCAAGAATCTCGCGTACCAGTTTCAGGGTATTCCGGTAACAGTCCGGTTGCTGTCACAGCTTCCTGTGGAAAATTTGCAGTTTCTAGAAGAAGCGGATTTCCCAGGATTTCTGCGATACGACTTCCCTTTTACTTCAAAACCAAAAGGGGAAGTTGTGAACTACCGGAATCAAAAATACGCTTCCTATGAGCTGGTCAAATTTCTTTTGTTTCCATTACAGGAAGGCAAGATTGAAATGCCACCCGTACGCTGCGAATTAAAGGTGCGTGTACCGTCCGGATCCTTTCCGGAAGCGGACCTAAGACTCAATCTGGAGCGTTCCTCTAATATTCTAAACCTGCAGGTGAAAGCATCGCCGGAAGGCGCGGCTGTAGGAGACTTCTCTTTGCGCAATGAAATTGTTTCCGATGAGCCGGATTACAAAATCATCAGGATGATTCTGGAAGGAAAAGGGCAACTCTCAACTTTCAACTTTCCCGAAATTGCAGGTCCCCGCTTTTTTACGCGCAGGCTTGGTGTCTCTACGAATGCAAAAATCGAAGGGGAGAATCTCATCAGTAAGAAAACTCAAGATGTGGAAATCACTCCTGAAAAATCTACTACTTCTGTGGCACTCCCGGAAGTCAACATCAAAGAATTTGATCCGGATTCAGGCCATCTTTCCGCGCTCCGCCTGCCATCGATGAACTTTCAGTTCCGTCCACCCGGAGCTGCCTCCAAACAAAAGCTCGATTTTCCAAAACTGAAGGGGAGTTCTGTTTGGCTGCTTTTCCTGATCCTGGGTTTCTTAACTCTGGCCGCCTATTTCCGGAACTATCGACCGCCGAGATCACGCGGACATCTCCGTCTGCATCACCTGTTCTCCGGGAAAAATCCAAAGCTGCAGATATCCAAGACAGCAGCAAGAAATCTCTATCAGCAAATAGCGATGCAAATCGCACAACAGGATGGAGATAGTTCTTCTTTAATGGAAGCTCTTCGCAGGCATCTGCCGCAAGAGGAATGGTTGAACGTGACGCGAGGTCTTCGCAAACTGGAACGAACGGCTTACTCCCAGACAAAGCCGGTTCCGGTGACCTATGAAGAAATGAAAAAAATATGCGAAAAAATTGAGGCCTTATGGCTACGTTGA
- a CDS encoding zf-TFIIB domain-containing protein, whose translation MSTNVVVMRRCPVCKSDLRNLSVGKGVAIDFCPRCRGSWFDADELHRVYQDRNAASALLLPPLPNLKRDPVLCKQCETYHSRSEKYCPECKSPLPFLCPGCQKPLQSSHREGISLDCCHDCKGVWLDGGELTALFKYYSANIQNRATTSDAGVAAASVALDMFIWAPELYIAATAQVLTHLPELASKGLEIAGDMPGIAGKAAEGVIHVAGSASDLATGAISGAIQVAGSVGEASSDVASSFVELILDLISGIFD comes from the coding sequence ATGTCAACTAACGTGGTTGTGATGAGAAGGTGTCCCGTTTGCAAGAGCGATTTGCGCAATCTTTCCGTGGGGAAGGGAGTCGCTATCGATTTTTGTCCCCGATGCCGTGGAAGCTGGTTTGATGCGGATGAATTGCACCGAGTTTATCAGGACAGAAATGCGGCATCCGCTCTTTTGCTGCCGCCACTTCCCAACCTCAAGCGGGATCCGGTTTTGTGCAAGCAGTGTGAAACATACCATTCCCGTTCGGAGAAATATTGCCCCGAATGCAAGTCTCCTTTGCCCTTTCTCTGCCCTGGTTGTCAAAAACCTTTGCAATCTTCGCACCGTGAGGGTATCAGCCTCGATTGTTGTCACGACTGCAAAGGAGTATGGCTCGATGGCGGTGAATTGACGGCCCTTTTCAAATACTACTCGGCGAACATTCAAAACAGAGCGACCACTTCTGATGCCGGCGTAGCCGCTGCCAGTGTTGCGCTGGACATGTTCATCTGGGCGCCGGAACTGTACATTGCAGCCACAGCTCAGGTGTTGACCCATTTGCCTGAACTTGCATCAAAGGGGCTTGAGATTGCAGGCGATATGCCGGGAATTGCAGGTAAGGCTGCGGAAGGTGTGATTCACGTAGCCGGATCAGCATCGGATCTTGCTACCGGTGCTATTTCGGGCGCCATTCAAGTCGCAGGAAGTGTTGGAGAAGCTTCATCGGATGTGGCCTCCTCCTTCGTTGAACTGATCCTCGACTTGATCTCCGGAATTTTCGATTAA